A single window of Aquarana catesbeiana isolate 2022-GZ linkage group LG10, ASM4218655v1, whole genome shotgun sequence DNA harbors:
- the LOC141110185 gene encoding uromodulin-like, translating to MKTTLLLSVLCAVMAVAASLTCGSDSCATDEICNTTISTACQCNTTVYPFTRGVSPPVNLTCTGAKFNIQVSKCWLEKNGYNTSDIRLNSTNPECFTARQIVDGTSELTLNRSLIASDCNTAAEMNSTHVTYTNRLYIFGKTNPIRITNDAVLNISCAYPLNINVALNVTLHPILGTTVINGPNGTGSYAAVMMAFTESTYTTLLSEDYPLKVEDTIYLSVQVPDLDAKTFKLKVINIYASPTNSSDQKYYLLKNGCPASDVSPDELTVGMNGNGIESRFAMKVFQIANSNAVYLFADLSLCTTDCATNCPSQAKDASSNDIAGKVGIFLNAADTSYNVDTSSASGFSMPWTLSALIFSWILMKLM from the exons ATGAAGACGACACTTCTGCTCTCTGTACTGTGCGCTGTCATGGCGG TGGCTGCGTCTCTGACCTGTGGAAGTGATTCCTGTGCTACTGATGAGATTTGTAACACTACTAttagtactgcctgccagtgcaaTACAACTGTCTATCCATTCACACGGG GAGTCAGTCCACCCGTAAATCTTACTTGTACTGGAGCAAAATTCAATATACAAGTGTCAAAATGTTGGTTGGAAAAAAACGGTTATAATACATCCGATATAAGGCTGAACAGCACCAACCCCGAGTGTTTCACAGCAAGGCAGATTGTGGATGGAACATCGGAGCTGACCCTTAATCGTTCATTGATAGCCTCTGACTGTAACACTGCTGCTGAG ATGAATTCAACCCACGTCACATACACAAACCGGCTGTATATTTTTGGCAAGACGAATCCAATCCGAATAACAAATGACGCTGTCCTGAATATTTCCTGCGCCTACCCGCTGAATATAAATGTCGCTCTTAATGTGACTCTGCACCCAATACTCGG GACCACAGTAATAAATGGCCCTAATGGAACTGGAAGTTATGCAGCCGTAATGATGGCCTTTACAGAGAGCACATATACGACCCTTCTCTCAGAAGATTACCCCCTGAAAGTGGAAGATACTATTTACCTTTCAGTGCAAGTACCAGATCTGGATGCGAAAACCTTTAAACTCAAAGTGATTAATATTTATGCCTCTCCTACCAATTCAAGCGACCAAAAGTACTATCTTCTTAAGAACGG GTGCCCAGCTAGCGATGTATCTCCTGATGAGCTAACAGTGGGAATGAATGGAAATGGCATTGAATCTCGGTTTGCTATGAAAGTCTTCCAGATTGCCAATTCTAATGCCGTCTATCTCTTTGCCGATCTTTCACTCTGCACTACTGATTGTGCGACG AACTGCCCCTCCCAAGCCAAAGATGCTTCTTCCAATGACATTGCAGGAAAGGTCGGAATCTTTTTGAATGCAG